The Trypanosoma brucei brucei TREU927 chromosome 2, complete sequence genome has a window encoding:
- a CDS encoding histone H4, putative — protein MAKGKRVGESKGAQKRQKKVLRDNVRGITRGSIRRLARRAGVKRISGVIYDEVRGVLKTFVESIVRDAGAYTEYSRKKTVTAAHVVFALRKRGKVLYGYD, from the coding sequence ATGGCAAAGGGCAAGAGAGTCGGTGAGTCAAAGGGAGCGCAGAAACGCCAAAAGAAGGTCCTTCGGGATAATGTGCGAGGCATTACACGTGGATCCATCCGCCGCCTCGCCCGCCGTGCCGGGGTGAAACGCATCTCTGGCGTTATCTACGACGAGGTCCGCGGCGTTCTCAAAACTTTTGTGGAAAGCATTGTGCGTGACGCGGGTGCATACACGGAATACTCCCGCAAGAAAACAGTCACAGCAGCCCACGTGGTGTTCGCATTGCGCAAGCGGGGGAAGGTTCTTTACGGGTACGACTGA